The Fulvia fulva chromosome 1, complete sequence region GCTTGAGCAGATGTGTTGGTAGTGATGCTGTGGTTGATGTGGAAGAGTCAAGGTGGGGTTCGTGGTGGTGGGTGAGGAGAAGTGGATTTCTAGGACGCTCCCTGCAGTTCTGTACTGTACAAAGACAATCTTCGAGGAACGACCAGGCAAAGTAATGATGGCAAGGGAAAGAACAGGTTCCTTCTTCCTCTGACTGTAATGTTCACAAGCAAACTGCACCACCGAGAGAGAGAGCACCACTTCGCCGCTGGTTACGCATGAGTAGCTCGGTCCCTGCTGCAAGCAAGAGAGCCGATGCCGAGGTGAACCTTGACTTTGTGGCACTCGACGGGAGATCACGCGACGGCCAAGTCGGCAATGCTTCATGCGAAGATAATGACATGGAGTTGAGAAGGTCTGCCATGTTCATGCTCTGCCTCTATGCTATACTACACAACTTATACAACACTGAACGTCAACTCGACCTGTGGTGTACACCCTCATGACGCGACTTGCCACTTGGAGTATCCATTGAGCTGCTTCCTAAACGCCATCGCTCGGTGCGTGTGCTCCCACATCGGACCGCCTCTTTCCAGGCTATGCTGTACAATACTCTCTCATCGTCGTTGCCATATTACGCTCGCAAACTTTCAAGTCTGCTTACTCAGAGTTCTTATCTCTCTGCGCGGATTGGCTGAAATCGACGCGCAGCCGTCTGCCGTATACCTCCTTCTTCTCGAGGTACTGCTTGGCCTTCTCTGCGCTCTCGATGTCGATGAAGTCGGCATGGGCGAAGCCTCGTGGCTGGCCACTGCGGCGGTCGATAGCGACACGGACGTCGAGCACGTTTTTGATTTCTCTGAAGAGATCTAGTGCACAAATGTTAGCAACCCGTGCGGTTGTTAGCCTGCACCCGTTGATGATCTTACCGTTCAAATCACGATCACTCATCTGATAAGACATGTTGCCGATGAACAGCGTCTTCGACGGCGGTGCGGGGACACGGCTGTCGCTCCTGAGCCGTGCCTGGCGTGGCTGAGTGTTGTCGCGGCGGACGTGGAATTGGACAGCCATTCTCCTGCCGTGGAAGACCTGCTGATCCAACTCTGTCGCTCTGTCCGCATGCTCTTGTCTAGCGAACTCGACGTATCCGAACCCCTTGCTCAATCCTCTGTCGTCTTGAACGACGCGCGTGTTGACGACCTCTCCGAACTTGCTGAACTCGGCCTCCAACTGCGCTGAGGTCACTTCGAAAAAGAGGTTGCCGATATAGAGGATCTTGCTTGGGGTAGGTGCCTGTCCCTGACGTTGAACAGGGCCATCAGGTGGTGGGAATTGGTTGCGTGCGGTCTCTGCCACGCTTGAGGCGGCGTTCTGGACGGTCTGCGCAGCGCTGGATGCAGCGTCTTGCACCTTCTCAGTGATGGTGCTGGCAGACTCTTGTGCTTGAGAGCTGATCTCTTCGGCCTTCTCTTGTGTCTGTTCGGCGGCATCGCTGGCAGTCTCTTGTGCCTGTGAAACGGCCTCCTGAGCCTTGTCCTTTGCCTCTGCAGCTGCACCCTCCGCGGCCGACTCGGCGGAGCCTACAACATCAGGTGTCACGACACTCTCCTCGCGGATCTCCTGTTGCTCCTCAGGTGTTGGCTCGGTGGTGACAGTCTCGCCGCTCGTCGATGCCTCTGCTGGGCTTGCCTCCTGTCGCTTCTGGTCTTCCTCTGCGAGTACCCTCCATGACTGATGGAACGATCGGATCGATCCTGGCTTTTGCGCTTGCAATGCTGATATACGTGGCGCAGGCTTGAACGTCGAGAGTTGCCGAGTTGGCTGTGTGAAGACTGCTCGCGCAGCGGCGCGGCGAAGTGCGAACATCGTGGCTTTGGAGTATCTTACAGCAAGTGCAGCGTTTTGGCGGATTCTTAGCCGACTGATGGGGTGATGATGGAGAGAACGAAAGGGGTTGTTGGATGTTGTTCGGATGCCAGACACGCGAGCAAAGTTCACAACTTGAAAGTCCTGAGAAATTTCTTGGTCTGTGCTCATCAGAGATCGGCGCGCTCGTCAACGACTCCTGCTCCTTGCTTCCTCTCGCCACGCGGCAACAGCCATTGAAATGTTGTCATCACACAATTCGCGCTATAATGGGTTACGGTTCAAACTTTCGCAGTGAGGCGGATTATTAGAAGAATACATTGGAGACCGACTATCATACAACACGGTCAATCACGACGCGTCCTGGGTATCTACCACATCACCAACGCCAGCAAACAACGCACAATACATCATCGCAAGCCAAGTCGTCCGGCTATTCTGGAGACCTTGGACCTACTTGTCGAAGTCGTACCAAAAGTACCCGACGTGCTCACACTGGTGCGTGACAGCGTGCTATCCCGCCGCGATGTACCCAGCTTATAGTCGCGCATCCTTGGAGGGGGTCGATGTTCGTCCAGTCGAGCGCCCTTACGCAACAATATCCGCACGACATTCTCGCGTCGTGGCGTGGGCGGCTTGGTTGCTGCCAAATAGAGCGGAGATCGGGACACAGAGTCAGTGGCATTGACGTCTAGAGCATGTTCGTGCTCTAGTAGAGCATGGACTTGTTCCAGTCGTTCGAAGTCGGCGCAGTGGTGCAGGGCCGTCTG contains the following coding sequences:
- a CDS encoding Nuclear localization sequence-binding protein, which produces MFALRRAAARAVFTQPTRQLSTFKPAPRISALQAQKPGSIRSFHQSWRVLAEEDQKRQEASPAEASTSGETVTTEPTPEEQQEIREESVVTPDVVGSAESAAEGAAAEAKDKAQEAVSQAQETASDAAEQTQEKAEEISSQAQESASTITEKVQDAASSAAQTVQNAASSVAETARNQFPPPDGPVQRQGQAPTPSKILYIGNLFFEVTSAQLEAEFSKFGEVVNTRVVQDDRGLSKGFGYVEFARQEHADRATELDQQVFHGRRMAVQFHVRRDNTQPRQARLRSDSRVPAPPSKTLFIGNMSYQMSDRDLNDLFREIKNVLDVRVAIDRRSGQPRGFAHADFIDIESAEKAKQYLEKKEVYGRRLRVDFSQSAQRDKNSE